The following DNA comes from Candidatus Palauibacter soopunensis.
ACGGCCCGAATCGGTCAACCTCGGAGGGGGCCGGATCGGCGGTCCCCGGCGACGGTTGCATCCACCGGAACGGGGTTTACCTTGTTCGCGACCCGGGCTTCCGCCGGCGGAGGCTGACGGGCGACTCACATCGTCGATTCCCCCTCAGAGAGGCGGATGAAGATAAGCTCTCGCGCGGCCGCGGGCGTCCTCGCCGCGGCCCTCGGCGCCACCGCTCTGGCGCTGTACCGGCCTTCAACCGGCGAACTCGAGCTCGCGGTCGCGAGCCTCGATCCGTCCTCCTTCCTTCACGTTCAGGAAAGCGCGGATCCGCAGGCCGCGGGCGAGGGCGAGACGGCCGCCGCGTCGGCCCAGTACGCGGGTGAGCAGGATCTCGCGACGATGCCCGCGCAGTGGCGCGCGATCTACGATCACGAGAACGCGAGGCGCGGGCCCGAGCAGCCGATTCCGTTCAACCACCGCTTCCACGTCACGGACCTGCAGATCGACTGCATGTACTGCCATGTCGGGACGGAGCGGTCGGTCTCGGGAGTCGTTCCGACGCTCGAGGTCTGCATGGGGTGCCACCGCATCGCGGGCACGGGGCTGCCGCCGGTCGAAGAGTTGCGTCAGTACGAAGCGCGGGGCGAGCCGATCGAGTGGGAGTGGGTGTACAAGCTGCCGGAG
Coding sequences within:
- a CDS encoding cytochrome c3 family protein: MKISSRAAAGVLAAALGATALALYRPSTGELELAVASLDPSSFLHVQESADPQAAGEGETAAASAQYAGEQDLATMPAQWRAIYDHENARRGPEQPIPFNHRFHVTDLQIDCMYCHVGTERSVSGVVPTLEVCMGCHRIAGTGLPPVEELRQYEARGEPIEWEWVYKLPEFVQFSHKAHLRNLECQDCHGPVEEMDRVYQWAPLTMGWCLECHRQPPSDGDVATDHTLARDNPPPRAPAPRQPEGFYPRDIDTDYGQTRAPTDCAACHY